DNA sequence from the Antedon mediterranea chromosome 7, ecAntMedi1.1, whole genome shotgun sequence genome:
GAAAATAGTCAATATTGTAAATGTTGACAGATTTGGCAGGTCAGGGGTTGAAGGTCATTTATTTCCGTTCACCTGAATGTCAAGTCAGTGGCATATGTCAcataatttgtttgtaatttttggttatactgtataaaactgTTGAAAGGGTCCTCAGTAGAGTGCCTTCTATTACAACATAATCCTCGGAcatattttgttgaaaatattGAATGTTGTTGACCACAAAGAGACttgttttgtaaaattgtgACCAACACCCATTATGAATatcaaatgtgttttttttctgcTGTGCCAAtttcatatcattttttttatttaaatgaaaaaaaaaacttacaataGAATAGTTTATACCAGTTAGTTTTATTAGCATACATTTAGACAATGTTTGCATACAATTCTAAGATTTATAAAATAGAGACGATTTTTATTATCAGTCAAAATGTATGTACTATTTAAATGCAGAGATGTGTACAATGAACCAGTATGGACAGAACAGTGtgataattaaaaaatagaGTAAAATACAATTgatacaattatatattttatttctatatggATACGCCTGTATCTTTTAGGCTTTAAATTGCCCACAATCAAAAGTATTTTTGtccattaaaacaaaaattacatgATTCAAAATATTACACACGTAATTCATAGTTTCATATTGATattcttgtttttttcaaaCCTCCTCctctaatttattttgttactaTTTACGTAGCAATTACCAACCTATTTCTCTACCTAGGggaattttacaatttatttaaaaataaatgttaaatataataataatttaaattgtttatttaaatcttAATTGTTCCAGATTgctttttcattttctttttaaacgcTCTCGGTTTACCTTTCTTTGTTCACTTAGTAATTCTGatgatttaaaatgaatatttttatcatCTTATTGATGGATTATCTAGAAAAATTATGAACATAAACATTGTTAATATACACAATCATAGCAATATTATTCTTGCTGAACAATCCGCATATTTGCATTCAAAATGATcatggacatttttttaaaatattaatcacaTTTGAATCTGCTGTCTCAGCTCTGCCTTCTTAACCTGTCGCGCATCAGCGATTTCTGCATCAAGACCAATCATGCTCAGTGAATTGATAATGTGCTTTAGTGGTGTAAGAATAGTAAGATAGCAACATGTTCACAATATTGATATACAAATTAATTCTACACGTTATTGTAAATACCTTTTTGTAAGGTCAACTCTAATCacaattttatacaaatatttttacaaaaatttaattaacGGGAACAATTTATTCCGTACTCAATCATTTTAAAGTTAATGAATATTGAATGAGTTGACATTTGAATCATCGTAATATTTTGAGAATGTGAACTAAATTTTATGACAATACtgttgttgaaaataaatttagcaatattataaatgataataatgacaatgatgttCAGTAATGCAATAATGTTTAGCTAATAATTTagcaattataaaataaaattattaaattaacgaAAATAATTAGGtctaaaaataatgatgattaataattaaaattgctGTGttgatatttcatttattttactaatatgcctcaataaaaacaatacaaaattttCTCCAAAATAATAACATGTACAATATAGGACCAAAACAATTGTTCAACAGCATTAACTTCTATgaaatttatttactttcaattattttaaaaaaaatacatttttatttttaagtcaATTTACTATAAACTCTTGACACCAACAGCTTTGTCTAATAAAACATGCATCCTATTCTTTCCCTCCTCCCTTGTTTTACATTAACCTTATGCCAAATGGTTTGTTATTGGTtacatgtatttattaatataatcacagtagaatccctattaaggggggtggggggggggacACCTTCAGCACCCAAAAAAGTGTTCCTGTATCAGTgttgactgtagtgttaaaacatggAAGCGTCCACTTAATAGGCAAGATTTCtctactgtattattttgtgCAAATTAGATAATCAACGAGTTGCTACTTCGTCTTGACTGACGACATAAGGgcaactgtttatttttcatttgacaatgataatgttcaatttataaTACAATGTTAAACTACTTGCTTCTGTCACTGTCTGTCCATCttggtttcattaaaaatattatttttgtgcAAAATGTATCCAACATTTTCATATGAATAAATCAAAGAGTATACTGTTATgctaatttaaaatgttatttctcAAATatgtagaacctctattaaggggacaactttgGGGTGTTTCCTTAATAGTATTGTCCCATGAATAAGGGTTGGCTattgtgttaaaatatatatttcccctCATTTATTTTgtggtgtcccctaaatagaggtgtcctaAAGAGATGTTCAACTAATCATTTATTATCACCAAAAGAtgaattttttataattatttcttgTTCATGTACCAGAAATACACCGatttttgctgatttttttttttgattatCAATGAATTTGACTTTATGCTAATTGAGAATTTGGCAGAACCTATCAAACGCATCGAATATGAATACATCAAACAATAGGATAATGTATTACTACTTATGTAGAAGTTGACAAATGCATAGGTTATGAATAAATCATACAGTATGCTAATTTATGCTAATTTAAGGCATCATTTTTGTGAGTGATGTTGACATTCTAGGTACAAATCAGCATTATTTTAACGACGGCATGTGACTTTCTGTCGGGATTAAGACAACTTACACAACATGTATAcattgtacatacattttagataTTCAGATACTGTGTAAGCGTGTTCATATAAAACGATAATTTAAATATGGTGGCGCAGTCCATGCATACTGCCAATGTTTTCGttaaaaaaacatctttttagttacaaatattttttatttgtaagtgAATTATACAGATATATAAATTGTACTACAATGTTTTGAGGTGAAAATATCAAATCCAGTTTACAAATATTGGTACAACTCAACGTTGCTTTCTTTCCTTGGCACAGCACTTCCTGTGTTATTGTATATTACATGCAGGGCAGGATGTAATTGTTTGGGAAGAAGGGGATGTTATTTTTACGGGAAGAAGGGGATGTTATTTTTACGGGAAGCTGAAGCAACAAACATAAAGCTATGTCAAAAagtatgtgatgtgcccatatatgaacataatgatgtcatatcactaccatatttgggcatatcacactctTTTTTTCAAAGTAgcttgatagtgtggacagagcttaaagcttGTAAATGTTTTCAACTCTTAGTATTTGTTCAcacataaaaaaaagtgtggaagaaaaatatataaatttcgCAGCAACTTGATTCTATATTTCACATGTTTTTTGTGTGCATATATTATGCTGTGTGAAATATACAATCTTTAATAATGCTGTTTTTGCGTTTAAGTTTcttatattaaacatttttactttttacCTCTGAATGTTTCAGTATTTTCTTTGTGAGATACCAAACCTCTGCCCGTATTCCTAAATTCTACAGCAGGGGTGGGAATTGGGGGGTCACACTGAGGTAAAGATGAACAACTGTACtagaaaatatttgtattttgtttttagaaaattgGTATTACTCAAAATGTAAAAAGAGGGGTAATTGTTATATATTGTTGATAAGCATGTAGTAGATAGGTATTGTAGACTGTGCGAATTTACCTGTAAGATAAATGGAATCTTCTGAATGTAGTTATCGATAGgctgtataatataatgttaaaaataccTATCAAATCATCACGTGATAATGTGTGGTTAAATTGTACAAAATCCTTTGTGCATCACAGAAATTGACGagtaaaattagttttttttttacataagtGCAAAAATTCTGTCGTAGTTTTTGTGTAGAAGGAAATGATTCCCTAACTTATTGTTGTCAGCAGTGAAGCTGTTGATATGTTTTGTACTTATACCATTTGGAAATCAtgtacataatattttaattttgaaacataTGAGATGACTTGCGTGTGATTTGGTGTTTGCtctgatacagtaacacataataatatatcatgacATACAATAGAACGACACAAAGAATGATTTAAACTTGTCGTCATTTACAGACAGTAGAACAGCATTTGGTGGCAGCTTTACAACACAAaacccttaagctctgtctacactatcacactttttgtgacaaaaaatgtgatgtgcccatatatggacatgatgtcatttcactaccatatttggaaacacacgcgtcacattttttttgtcaaactagtttgatagacagagctttagagcaGATATGAAAGTCGTCCATGTTGTACACACCTGTGCTTCTACATTTACTTACATCAATTTCTACATATAAATAGATAAAGATGAGAACAAAATTGCTCCACAGTCTTGGAATCACCTTTTTTCACAATATGCAGATGAGACAAGTGGGATTTTATAGTATGGCCAAGTCTGATCTTTTCACATGCATGGTATAACATTCACTTCCTTTATTTTGAATACATTAGTACAttcatatacaaaaaaaaaaagaaacaattggTAAAAAAACAATAGTTCGTTCCAGATTATATATAAAATCTTATTCCAAAAATTGTACAGAGACAGTGATAGGGGTCGTTTTTGTGcatcatattaatattttaataaaatatattaaaattaaaatatattaatattttaataataataatattatcttcatttaaatttataaattaaaactatAATGGTCCCAGAACCTCTTAATGTGCAAGATACGCTAATTATCGCATTTTGATTGGGAGAtgcgtataggcctacagattaGTTTTAACATACAATATCAATAGTTTTTTCACAAATGGAAATTATGGAGTAACGTGGTTTGCGTGTGTGTGTTctatgaattataattatacaaacTTATGGCAGAAATTAGAGCAGACATTTAAAGGAAGTTGTAGGAGCAACAAGAAGCAATGGTAAAATGGTTCACTTTTGGATCGAATCTATTTTGATAAGAATTACACAATTGAATGCGATTTGTGGATGAAACTTAACTTAATCTTAGTGTCGCAGAAGCGTTACAAGATTATCAAACATCGCAATTTGCTAGTTAACTTGTTCATCCATGTTATTTCATtacaaacatgttttttttattatctaacattaaattattattaaagatgtgttgtcccccaaaaacatgaaaaataaatattaacatcagactttaaatagatAATTTGTAGTAAAAACctgaaaaaatcaatgttttcacttataaaaagaccaAGCAAACTgttaaattcaactaaaaacccattgttttttaggtaaatacatttttttttcgatccaattagcatattaaaaaaaaaattttacagaattattttttcggggacaatacatctttaaacacgGTCAAacaaatcaatcaatttttaaaaacacaatacTATTACTTATAGGATATTGTAAGGTGACCTGCAAGTATGTTGGATGAAGTATAGAAACAATTTTAAGGGGCATGTATGAAGCTGCATTAGCACCAATGCGATAACCAATTGCTGTATAGGATTCTCAAGACGTGGGATGAAAACAAAACCGTCCATACAGAGATCATCTACCTCATCTTGTCTACCAGCTttgatattttcaattttaacgGCCACTTTAAGAAATATTGGTTACCTATAGTAACAgaatacaaattaatatatcTGGTTGATTGCTGTAACCTAAGGTGGATAGGCAATTATTataatggtgtttttttttgtattgtatacaaAGGAGAGAGAATATATTGGATAATTTGTGTTTCCTAAATTGATCATTGATATAAAGAGATTTATATTGCTTCTATAGGTCTGGTATAACAGGGCTGCtaatataccgtatttattttaataaatacccCGGCAATTAATAtcgagaagtgataaaatagagtaaaaattgtatcaaaatgcttggtaaattgtagatcatgtcaatcaatgatttctactacaaatagaaatgtgttaaaatacaataatgcGGAGGTGCATTCGAAGCgtggcgtttattcaaataaatacggtaaatGAATTTAATTTGACGTCTCAAACAATTGCACAAATTATACACACATTTCAAGAAATAATGatacataaaatatttattcaattctgATTTCAGATTAAAACTCTTTATTCTATAGAATGTTTAGCTTTCtttgattttttctttttttgcttTGGAATGTCttcattcattttttctttcatttccttttctttccttttctttttcaaatttttcTTAGCAATTTTTTCCTCCTCTTTGTTTATCTCTCGTTCATTTTCAGACATATCATTCGTTTCGTTATCTAAATGTTTTCGCTTCTTcgatttctttttcttcttttttactACATTAACATCTGCAGAATCCTCATCTGATTGGCTAATTTTAAACGATGCTGTTTGTATTGCATCATCTGATTGGTCACTTTCATTCTTGTCATTTGACACTGTACTTCTTGCTTTTTGCATTAACATCATTTTTCTCTGAAAGTATTCTTGTACACTCTCTGTACGAGTGATGGTGGTTACTCCATAGTCTGGACAAGATGTCACACTCtctgcatcatcatcatcatcctctgAGTTTTgtatctaaaaatataaaatacaacattacaCATTCAACTGtgaatttaatgtttaattacaGGATAGAATTTAACTATCTTGAGGAGCAGCTAGCATTCGAACCATTGAAGCTACGGCAGTAGTGCCACAAGAAGTTAATGTTATACTTACAGACTGAGATTGAGGAGTTGCTGGTTCTGATTTGCTGACCCGCCTTCCCATAATGCAATCCATATCCTTTGAACTATAACCTGTAAGGTCTTTTCCTTTTGTAAACTTCATGTAACTGTGGggaaaaatacagtatatccaTAACACAATTTTATACCATGCATGAAATGCTAAGATTACTTTTTGGTCAAATGTCATAAATCTAATTGTCAACCTCTTTAACAAACCTGCTgaataaatgataaaatgttaattttctttTGCATCTACAGCTTTTTTATACAATAAACACACATTCACAAGTAATACAAACATTTCCTTTCAATAGTAAATAACATTCCTTAACTTAActcatgggggggggggggaatgaaacaaactaaaaatcACACAATGTgatgaataaaaaatgatattttggtATGTTATGTCATTAATTTGAATATACTGAATATCATACTCTAATAAATGTACTTTATTGTTGCTGAATTGGGTTATGACAGAGAAATGTTATTTTAGCTTgcagaaatattattaaattttaaaaggatAGAAGTAGTGAGATACCAATCTAAttacaatgtttttattatgcCTCATTGTTCTAATTATAGAATGTCacagtactttaaaaataaaaaatatcaatgtGGTTTAGCTTTTGGTCGATGgtgtttttaaaatgaattttaatgGGATTTAATTGGAGCAGAATAAATTCACAATCTAAATTTTCCTTTCTACCTTTCCCAGTCCATAACAGAATTCAAAGGTTTACATCCTAACTCACCCTAGGCATTTAGAAGTGAAACTAACATGTTCACGTTAGCTATTGCGAGTGATTCATAGTTCATCATTTCCCCACATTATTCATGTTTGATTACGATCTCTACCCCATTGGTGGCTGCTGTATCTTAGCAGGTCATCAAGGGGTCACACAGGGAATGTACCACCCACAAGTTTGTCTGCCGCTTCCTGACCTTTTACCTGCCCGACATTTATCTATCCTTTCAACTTTAATGACATTGTTTTGGTTGTTGCCTAGGAACAAGGTGACTGGATGCTTTTAATGTAGGCTAGTGTGCCACTTGTTGTCAACAATATCCAGGGTGCTTCCAGGGTAACGGTATAAGTCTGCCTAAAGGAATGTTAAATGAAACAGTGCCCTCTATaatgtatttttctttatattactttttatttttacttagtCCACTTAAATAATAACACACTTAAGAATATGTTTCCTATTTTGTCTTtgaattcatcatcatcatcatctcgCTTTACTGTGAAGAACCTTTTTCATaagattattataattatggaaAGATGATATTTTTATAAAGATTTCTTTGATTCTACGAACACaataatgtatgtatatgtacaaataatttcatgatgtGAAACAGGAGAAAAATATTCAGCCTCTTGTTGTGTATGTGATTGCTCACTATGTAACATAATGAACGCGCAAAAACCGAATTGCAGTACTTGGCTATATATAATTACATCACACTCTCGAGAGTGCTATTAATAAtagtacatttatttaatatatgaCCCACAaccgtccaatcaaatgacaagaatctgTGTTAACTGTTATAAATAAACTTACTGCACTCTTTTCTTAGATTTCTTAGACTTTTTTTCAAGACTTGTAATAGATGTTTGTTTGGGCGTAGTATCTCCGCTTGCGTGGCTTTCATTAAGATTAGCTAGAAGGCTATTGAAGTCATCCTGGTGAGCTATCCACTTGTCTTCATGTGAAGTGCTGCAACCCAGAcctacaattaaaaataaagatttcatttaaaatataaacatttccTTCAGTTTTTGGTTACATTGCCATTACCCACTTAATTATCATTCTAACTCCCCAATTGCTGCTGCTGtgtcaacagtttttttttatagaaaatagtACTGCAAAAGtactatacagtataaagaTTCGTTAAAAATCTTGTCTATTTATATATTGGTTGCTATTTGACCTGTTGTCTTGTGTAAAgctaaagctgtctacactatcaaattttatgtgataaaaaatgtaatgtgcccatgtttatggacatgatgatgtcatatcactaccatattcgggcacatcacacattttttgtcaaactagttttaagGTGTACACTGCACTGCACTTGCCACGAGTATCATTTTTCAGAGTAACTTTGATGTGATCCTGGCAACCATCTTCATTTGCACCTAGTCCTTTTCCATCGGTCCAGCCCATTTTAACCATCATCCGCTTACCAAATTTGTCCGAATctgaagaaaatattttttttgtataaaattctatattaaattttgtaattcTTATCTTCACTAAAAATAAGGTAACCAAACAAAATATATGACAATAAAATAAACCATTACTCACTGCTaagcaatacatttttaatttaaggtTTTGGCCTTTCTACTACTGGTGGTAGGGATTGAGTGAGACGCTACTACACTAGGCAACTGGTCTCCCTGCTGTAGGCTTACTACTACTAGTTTAgttaagcctaggcctagctgtgTGGGTTAGATCCATCCATCTCGGCCGCCTACTACTAACTACTAGAGAGTAGAAGCTGCTAGCTAGCCTTAGCTAGGATAGGATAGGCCTagcttatttattaattaataaatgacgAGGTTTTTGCATCATACCATTTTTCCATGCTGTGTTCCTAGGATCAGATGAAAGTTTTTGACGACGACGGGGTTCAGCAAGCATAGCCATTTTGGGGAAAATCtacacaaaaaataataaaacttcTAAACTAAAACTTCTCAACACGTTGACATTACACACATGGCTGACTTACAGCCTTGTAGATACAGACGTGTATTTGAACAACCACCACCAAAAGACGACTGGTGATTGTGGTTATAATTATCAATCgttttttgttaataatttaaACGTAAAAAGGTATTTTTGGTTAATTAGCATTAAATGCTattcatttacatatattttggAATTATACTTTACCAAAACATGTAATATAAtgctgttttttatatattttgcgctaacagtaaaatatttaaaggCCAGTCAAGGCCAAAggttatttaaaatacaatcatTCAACCAATGAAAACAAACCTGAGCAATCACGATTAACCAATCAGGCAACGTACTCCTCTGGAAACCGCCGGTTTCAAAACAAGTGCTCTGCATAATGATCTTGGTTGCCTGCGAGAGAGTGAGGCTGTGAAGgaagtttgttttaaaattatattatttctatattttagtttaaaaactaCAACATAATGGCAAGCAAAAAAGAAGACCTTCGTGTTAAAGATGTTCCAGATATAATAGTTGATCCATCATCAAGAAAGCGGTATATGAAAGGCAGATTTCTTGGAAAGGTTTGTGCCTTCCCTTTTCAGAttcattcaaatattttttaggCAGGACGTAAGATATAGGAACAGGGTCATGTAGTCTCAATTGTTTAGTCTGCTGAGTGTTAGGCCTAGGAGGCCTAAAGTCAATGCTTGCCTTATTGAATAATATATaaaggcctaggccctaggccctatatttgaattttaaatgttaatataaaaaaagtaagGCCACAACAAAAAAGGCAAACATTTAAACCTGCATAATAAATTAGCCTGGCGCTAGTAGGCcttatttgaatttatttattcatttaattgactattttttttaagCTTTTGCATCCACCAGTTTTACTAAATCAAGATGGTGTTAactgttttttatttctatttttatttttgatgttttttttttctttaacaaaattatttaaatgttttattttacgccgtggttaggattccggcaccggaactcaactgcccaccgttagggaatccgacacgctattgcgcatgcccatagctctgggaagtgaattatagcttgcactttATAGAGTGCCACACACACCACAccaccgagagtcggagtgttataaagggattactgtagcctagatagtcgttgcgcgaggGGAGAgggcgatggatgaaactttgcctatgccatacatgaattaataattaaaatacgactacgccacgcgttaaaataattataatgatattaataagtatcagttTCTATCTAAGAttcgtaatgctgtttttagtgttgcgaccctgacttcgaacagttttttcacatccaacttgtgattgcatgttgttatCAGGAGGGACAACTCCctgttgttatgtacagtataataatgcgttgtgaaaaatcataaaactagtcatgtaattattataattcataatgatatgaagtttatatatgaataaagcaaccactttttaattacaaaataaataggcccactggtcacgtctaactggtagccctagcctagattagtggatcccgtattagtaggcatctataggctagttcgccgtgtggcgcagctatgaaatgatccatcgctgttgataagtacaagtatagagtcgccgattacctcgctctgggcatgcgcaatagcgtgtcggattccctaacgctgggcagttgagttccggtgccggaatcctaaccacggcgtttattttaatgttttcttcAGTTCGTTTACAATCATGctcatataataattaatagccTAGGCCTGATGAAATACATGTATTTAATAGGCCAAATCATTTATGTAACATTGTCCTTGTCTAAGACTAAGAGAAAGACCTTTTAAATAAAGCGTAGGTTGACAATAAATAAATCTGTATtctcattcattttaaattaaatgtgcATTGCATTGCTTTTCAGGGAGGTTTTGCAAAATGTTATGAATTAACCGATGTCGacacaaaacaaatttatgctgGAAAAATTGTTTCCAAAATGCTTCTGGTTAAACCTCATCAAAAGGAAAAGGTAAagtttttttgtcatataaagcaCCCTCAACATTGTCCTTGAACACCTCATATTACAAAGTAACTGTTTATTAATTGGATTCAGACATAGTACAACAGATGATAACTTCAAAAACACATTACCCTCGTTTATAAACATTGTAGAATTTATTTCCCCGTGTTTTAAAGAATATAAACTACCTTTCTATTGAactgaaatttgtttttttaatgtagctaataatattaatttttttttttttcattttctagatGACAATGGAAATAGCAATTCATCAAACTTTAAATCATCGCAATGTCGTTGGTTTCCATGGTTTCTTTGAAGATGACAGCAATGTATACATACTTTTAGAGATTTGCAGAAGAAGAGTAAGTTTTTCACAAAATTGCTCAAACCAATcaaaaatatcaatttataaGTCTAAATAATAATcagtaatataaaattaatattcatccTACcttgtttctatttaataataaaaacttaaaTGGTAATCAATCTCTCTAGTCGTTAATGGAATTGCACAAACGTCGTAAAGCGCTGACCGAACCCGAGGCTCGCTACTTCATGCACCAAACCATCACAGGTGTCCAGTATCTACATCAAACCAAAGTAATACACAGAGATCTCAAGTTGGGAAACCTGTTTATTGATGATGAAATGACTATTAAAATTGGCGACTTTGGCCTGGCTACGaaaattgattttgaaggtGAACGAAAAAAGTAAGTTTTTCGATTGTCAGGCTTCATTACATTGCTTTCTCTTCCCCAAGTGAAAGGTGGCTTTAATGTCACTTAATCTACTACCACCAGTAACTTGCTaagttaatttttttgtttttaaacctACAGGACACTATGTGGTACACCTAACTATATTGCACCAGAGGTTCTCGGCAAAAAAGGACACAGCTTTGAAGTAGATACATGGTCTTTAGGATGTATCATGTAAGTACAATTGAAATTTGTTTATTGCCTTAATTGCCAAAAATCGTATAAACAGACACCATATTCCATGACATGTAGGCTGAGGATTTATTACAATTACTTTTCAGGTACACACTGCTAGTTGGTAAGCCACCATTTGAAACAACCTGTTTAAAAGACACTTACATGAAAATCAAGAAAAACGACTACTACATCCCATCCAAGGTGTCCTCCCCAGCACGTTCCCTTATTCAACGACTACTCAAGAATGATCCTACCATGAGGCCCTCTGTCGGTGGATTGCTATGCGACGACTTCTTCCAGAGCGGGTACCTGCCACCGAGGTTACCCACGTCATGTTTGACGATGGCGCCGCGCTTTGCTAACTGTACATCAAGTGCTCAAACGAGAAAACCACTCTTAGATCTCAATAATGCTGGTGAGATTAATTATTGATTCGGATAATTTTTTAGTTGATTCAAAACTATATAAACTGTCTTTGTTATGAaatctgaaattaaaatatgcatttttttttctattcaaCAGAGGGTTCAAATAAAGAAACTGTTTTAAAAGAGGGTCAGAAATCTGTAAAACCTGACGCCAAGAAGTCAAGTCGGCCAAAAGAAAATGAAGGTAAGCTTGTAATGGTATAGGCAGTGatgtactgtatacaatttTAAGATACATAGATTGAAATCATTTtcaatctttatttaaatcttttttatCAATGATGTTTATTTTTGCTTTCTGTAGATGAACCAAGTGACTATCACCTTGATAAACTACTATCACAACTCAATTCATTGGTTCATAGCAAACCAAATGAAATAGCTGATCAAAAGATGGGTACGTATTCATTTAACCATCACTTGTACATGGTATAAGCAATTAACAGTACATCatttaaaactctgtctacactaccaaactttat
Encoded proteins:
- the LOC140054530 gene encoding PIN2/TERF1-interacting telomerase inhibitor 1-like, which gives rise to MAMLAEPRRRQKLSSDPRNTAWKNDSDKFGKRMMVKMGWTDGKGLGANEDGCQDHIKVTLKNDTRGLGCSTSHEDKWIAHQDDFNSLLANLNESHASGDTTPKQTSITSLEKKSKKSKKRVHYMKFTKGKDLTGYSSKDMDCIMGRRVSKSEPATPQSQSIQNSEDDDDDAESVTSCPDYGVTTITRTESVQEYFQRKMMLMQKARSTVSNDKNESDQSDDAIQTASFKISQSDEDSADVNVVKKKKKKSKKRKHLDNETNDMSENEREINKEEEKIAKKNLKKKRKEKEMKEKMNEDIPKQKKKKSKKAKHSIE
- the LOC140054521 gene encoding serine/threonine-protein kinase PLK1-like, whose product is MASKKEDLRVKDVPDIIVDPSSRKRYMKGRFLGKGGFAKCYELTDVDTKQIYAGKIVSKMLLVKPHQKEKMTMEIAIHQTLNHRNVVGFHGFFEDDSNVYILLEICRRRSLMELHKRRKALTEPEARYFMHQTITGVQYLHQTKVIHRDLKLGNLFIDDEMTIKIGDFGLATKIDFEGERKKTLCGTPNYIAPEVLGKKGHSFEVDTWSLGCIMYTLLVGKPPFETTCLKDTYMKIKKNDYYIPSKVSSPARSLIQRLLKNDPTMRPSVGGLLCDDFFQSGYLPPRLPTSCLTMAPRFANCTSSAQTRKPLLDLNNAEGSNKETVLKEGQKSVKPDAKKSSRPKENEDEPSDYHLDKLLSQLNSLVHSKPNEIADQKMDDAEDPAAIPILWVSKWVDYSDKYGLGYQLCDGSVGVLFNDSTRLILNSDGESVQYIEREGEEFFHTLKAFPHDLTKKITLLKYFRNYMTEHLLKAGGSMTPREADTMARLPWLRAWFRTRSAIVLHLTNGTLQINFFQDHTKIILCPLMSALTYIDEKRNFRTMRMKQLEEVGCSKELFSHVKYARNMVERLMSSRFSGKPKTSVAAPTV